A window from Armatimonadota bacterium encodes these proteins:
- a CDS encoding PASTA domain-containing protein yields MIPPGSILSGYEIESTIGQGGMAVVYRARRIADGQVVALKVLREQYAQDAEFVERFQREARAVSSLTHPNMVQVYESGQAGGWHFIAMEFVEGQDLKRYIRERGPLRPAEAVRVAVAVCEVLDYAHRRGIVHRDVKPQNILLRRDGTVKVTDFGIARALASATITQTGTVLGSVQYLSPEQARGQAVGRAADIYALSVVLFEMLTGRLPFDGDSPIAIAMAHIHDVPPSPRQFNPEIPPALEGVILRGMAKQPHRRYASAADLASDLVGQTSIWSEDAPRDEEATRVVRRGGAPRARSAPPGARSLAPVLAVLLLIVVGGGAWGAWRSVSAYFNVAEVEVPRLVGLPLAQAQAAAQEAGVVLAVEGRAYSDSVPQDAVASQDQPPGKRVKVGRTVNVVLSLGREMVSVPDLVGQPLPQARLTAESARLRVGQVNERFDDAVKPGLIIAQDPPAGQRLPRGSAITLLVSRGPELVEMPLLVGRPLEEARRRLEELGLVIRQVRSALSPDLPPGTVVDQTPDPGRKVRPAEAEIFLTVSVRPGTEGRPPEAPVVTAERRPTPVPRPTPGSAETGARGVLRTLVHVVVPESETGQRVRVVVIDEGGVRTVYEKVHAAGDQVDVMVTSRGYTIIQVYMDNTLVQEIRP; encoded by the coding sequence ATGATTCCTCCCGGCAGCATACTTTCCGGCTACGAGATCGAGTCCACCATCGGCCAGGGCGGCATGGCTGTGGTCTACCGCGCCCGGCGCATCGCCGACGGCCAGGTGGTGGCGCTGAAAGTCCTGCGGGAGCAGTACGCTCAGGACGCGGAGTTCGTCGAGCGCTTCCAGCGCGAGGCCCGCGCCGTCAGCTCCCTTACCCACCCCAACATGGTCCAGGTCTACGAGAGCGGCCAGGCGGGTGGGTGGCACTTCATCGCCATGGAGTTCGTGGAGGGGCAGGACCTGAAGCGCTACATCCGGGAGCGGGGCCCGCTGCGGCCCGCCGAGGCGGTGCGCGTCGCTGTAGCCGTCTGCGAGGTGCTGGACTACGCCCACCGCCGCGGGATCGTCCACCGGGACGTGAAGCCGCAGAACATCCTTCTGCGCCGCGACGGGACAGTAAAGGTGACGGACTTCGGCATCGCCCGGGCGCTGGCCAGCGCAACCATCACGCAGACCGGCACCGTGCTGGGGTCGGTGCAGTACCTCTCCCCGGAGCAGGCGCGTGGCCAGGCGGTGGGCCGGGCGGCCGACATCTACGCCCTCAGCGTGGTCCTCTTCGAGATGCTCACCGGCCGCCTGCCCTTCGACGGGGACAGCCCCATCGCCATCGCCATGGCACACATCCACGACGTGCCGCCCTCGCCGCGGCAGTTCAACCCGGAGATCCCCCCGGCGCTGGAGGGGGTCATCCTGCGCGGTATGGCCAAGCAGCCGCACCGCCGCTACGCTTCCGCCGCCGACCTGGCCAGCGACCTGGTGGGGCAGACGTCAATCTGGAGCGAGGACGCCCCAAGGGACGAGGAGGCCACCCGGGTGGTGCGCCGGGGCGGCGCGCCCCGGGCCCGCTCCGCGCCTCCAGGCGCGCGCTCTCTGGCGCCGGTGCTGGCGGTCCTCCTCCTGATCGTGGTGGGTGGGGGGGCCTGGGGCGCGTGGCGCTCGGTAAGTGCCTACTTCAACGTGGCCGAGGTGGAGGTTCCCCGGCTGGTGGGCCTGCCTCTGGCTCAGGCCCAGGCGGCCGCGCAGGAGGCCGGCGTCGTGCTGGCGGTGGAGGGGCGAGCCTACAGCGACAGCGTGCCGCAAGACGCCGTCGCGTCCCAGGACCAGCCACCGGGCAAGCGGGTGAAGGTCGGGCGCACCGTCAACGTGGTGCTCAGCCTGGGGCGGGAGATGGTCAGCGTGCCGGACCTGGTGGGGCAGCCCCTCCCCCAGGCCCGCCTCACCGCCGAGAGCGCCCGCCTGCGCGTCGGCCAGGTCAACGAGCGGTTCGATGACGCAGTCAAGCCCGGCCTGATCATCGCTCAGGACCCCCCCGCGGGCCAGCGCCTCCCCCGCGGCAGCGCCATCACGCTGCTGGTGAGCCGCGGACCGGAGCTGGTGGAGATGCCGCTGCTGGTGGGTCGCCCGCTGGAGGAGGCGCGGCGTCGCCTGGAGGAACTGGGCCTGGTCATCCGCCAGGTGCGCAGTGCGCTCAGCCCGGACCTGCCTCCAGGCACGGTGGTGGACCAGACGCCCGACCCCGGACGGAAGGTGCGGCCCGCGGAGGCGGAGATCTTCCTCACCGTGAGCGTGCGCCCCGGCACCGAGGGCCGCCCGCCGGAGGCGCCCGTAGTGACCGCGGAGCGCCGGCCCACGCCCGTGCCCCGGCCCACCCCCGGAAGTGCGGAGACTGGCGCCCGCGGGGTGCTGCGCACGCTGGTGCACGTGGTCGTGCCCGAAAGCGAGACCGGCCAGCGGGTGCGGGTGGTGGTCATCGACGAGGGGGGCGTGCGCACCGTCTACGAGAAAGTGCACGCCGCCGGCGACCAGGTGGACGTCATGGTCACCAGCCGCGGCTACACTATCATTCAGGTGTATATGGACAACACCCTGGTCCAGGAGATCCGCCCCTGA
- the rpe gene encoding ribulose-phosphate 3-epimerase has product MSTPVQISVSILAADFARLGDQVAAAERGGADMIHIDVMDGRFVPPITMGPLVVQSLRRVTRLPFDVHLMVAEPERQVDAFIDAGAARIAVHVEAVQHLHRLLGHLRARGVAPVVALNPATPPEAVGWALAEAEGILVMSVNPGYAGQRFIPQALDKLRRLRVLAQETGRPIALAVDGGIDETTAGPAVAAGARILVAANAIFGSGEEIEVAIGRLRRAAMAAVL; this is encoded by the coding sequence CTGAGTACCCCCGTCCAGATCTCCGTCAGCATCCTGGCCGCCGACTTCGCCCGCCTGGGCGACCAGGTCGCCGCTGCGGAGCGGGGCGGGGCCGACATGATCCACATCGACGTCATGGACGGTCGGTTCGTGCCCCCCATCACCATGGGTCCGCTGGTGGTGCAGAGCCTGCGCCGCGTGACCCGCCTGCCCTTTGACGTCCACCTGATGGTAGCGGAGCCGGAGCGGCAGGTGGACGCCTTCATTGATGCCGGAGCCGCGCGCATCGCCGTCCACGTGGAAGCGGTACAGCACCTGCACCGCCTGCTGGGTCATCTGCGCGCCCGGGGGGTTGCGCCCGTGGTGGCGCTGAATCCGGCGACCCCGCCGGAGGCGGTGGGGTGGGCGCTGGCGGAGGCGGAGGGCATCCTGGTGATGAGCGTCAACCCCGGGTACGCCGGTCAGCGGTTCATCCCTCAGGCGTTGGACAAGCTCCGCCGCCTCCGGGTGTTGGCGCAGGAGACGGGCCGCCCCATCGCCCTGGCCGTGGACGGGGGGATCGACGAGACCACCGCCGGGCCGGCCGTCGCCGCCGGGGCGCGCATCCTGGTCGCCGCCAACGCCATCTTCGGCAGCGGGGAGGAGATCGAGGTGGCCATCGGCCGGCTGCGTCGGGCGGCGATGGCAGCGGTTCTCTAG
- a CDS encoding histone deacetylase: MSQVLLVTSPLFLRHRTPPGHPERPERLAAILEALRQSGLEEALRQTEEVAPVARDLLEAVHRPQYIEEVAQVARGGGGYLDPDTYVSPESFDVALAAAGGAVAAVEEVLSGRAQAAFALLRPPGHHALAAKGMGFCLFNNAALAAVAARDRHGLHRIAVIDWDVHHGNGTQDLFYHDPSVLYVSTHREHWYPGTGRWEEVGAGAGEGFTLNIPLPPGIGDEGYRLIFEEVVVPLLDAARPELVLASAGYDAHFADPLGGMLLTAAGFRTLAQLTVEATARVGAGFVGLLEGGYDLSGLSTSVIATLEVLTHRSAGLTLPQPGFQEVPYTTVRERIRRARSLALNYWRI; this comes from the coding sequence GTGTCCCAGGTCCTCCTGGTCACCAGCCCGCTCTTTCTGCGCCACCGCACCCCGCCGGGCCATCCGGAGCGGCCGGAGCGGCTGGCCGCCATTTTGGAGGCCCTGCGGCAGAGCGGGCTGGAGGAGGCCCTGCGGCAGACGGAGGAGGTCGCTCCCGTGGCGCGCGACCTGCTGGAAGCGGTGCACCGCCCCCAGTACATCGAGGAGGTGGCGCAGGTGGCCCGCGGGGGCGGAGGATACCTCGACCCGGATACCTACGTTTCCCCGGAGTCCTTCGACGTGGCGCTGGCGGCCGCCGGGGGAGCGGTAGCTGCAGTGGAGGAGGTGCTGAGCGGGCGGGCGCAGGCCGCATTCGCCCTGCTCCGCCCGCCGGGGCACCACGCCCTGGCGGCCAAGGGCATGGGGTTCTGCCTGTTCAACAACGCCGCCCTGGCCGCTGTGGCGGCGCGCGACCGCCACGGGCTGCACCGCATCGCCGTCATCGACTGGGATGTGCACCATGGCAACGGCACCCAGGACCTCTTCTACCACGATCCCTCGGTGCTGTACGTCTCCACGCATCGGGAGCACTGGTATCCGGGGACGGGGCGCTGGGAGGAGGTGGGCGCCGGGGCGGGGGAGGGGTTCACCCTGAACATCCCCTTGCCGCCGGGGATCGGCGATGAAGGATACCGTCTGATCTTCGAGGAGGTGGTGGTCCCCCTGCTCGACGCCGCCAGGCCGGAGCTGGTGCTGGCCTCTGCGGGTTACGACGCCCACTTCGCCGACCCGCTGGGGGGGATGCTGCTCACCGCCGCTGGCTTCCGTACCCTGGCCCAGCTTACCGTGGAGGCCACCGCCCGCGTCGGCGCCGGCTTCGTGGGGCTGCTGGAAGGCGGTTACGACCTGTCGGGGCTGTCCACCTCAGTGATCGCCACGCTGGAGGTGCTGACGCACCGCTCCGCCGGGCTCACCCTCCCCCAGCCCGGCTTCCAGGAAGTGCCTTATACGACTGTCCGCGAGCGCATCCGGCGGGCGCGCAGCCTGGCTTTGAACTACTGGCGCATCTGA
- a CDS encoding S1 RNA-binding domain-containing protein translates to MAEQSRPEEEQREGVDLAQAITTLQERQIVKGTVVRVDSEGVLVDVGAKSEGLIPPRELARRGEGPEELHVGDRIDVMVMRVEGEEGNILLSKKRADFQRAWERIVEAHRSGKILHAMVVDKVKGGLVVDLGVRGFVPGSHVDLSQAKGRRFEWFVGQSLPLKVIEVDRAKARVILSHRLAAEEERARRKETLLATLEEGQVVEGTVKRITDFGAFVDLGGVDGLLPISEMAWMYVKHPSEVVRRNQRLRLMVLRVDREGGKISLGLKQLLDDPWQEVPHRYSVGELVRGKIVRLVPSGAFMRLRDREIDAFIPISELAEKRVAKVEDAVQPGQSVEAIITEIRAEERRMIVSLRRAARERERRRVRDYMQNQEDGGRVTIGDVAGELLRQVVERPKAAEPEPPAGSSPPEGGRGAEE, encoded by the coding sequence ATGGCGGAGCAGTCTCGGCCGGAGGAGGAGCAGCGGGAGGGCGTTGACCTGGCCCAGGCGATCACCACGCTGCAGGAGCGCCAGATCGTCAAGGGCACCGTGGTGCGGGTGGACAGCGAGGGTGTCCTGGTGGACGTGGGCGCCAAGTCCGAAGGGCTGATTCCGCCCCGCGAGCTGGCCCGCCGCGGCGAGGGCCCGGAGGAGCTGCATGTCGGCGACCGTATCGACGTCATGGTGATGCGGGTGGAAGGGGAAGAGGGCAATATCCTGCTCAGCAAGAAGCGCGCCGACTTCCAGCGGGCATGGGAGCGGATCGTCGAGGCGCACCGGAGCGGCAAGATCCTTCACGCCATGGTGGTGGACAAGGTGAAGGGTGGGCTGGTGGTGGACCTGGGCGTGCGCGGCTTCGTCCCCGGATCGCACGTGGACCTCTCCCAGGCCAAGGGGCGCCGCTTCGAGTGGTTCGTCGGCCAGTCCCTGCCGTTGAAGGTGATCGAGGTGGACCGGGCCAAAGCACGGGTCATCCTCTCCCACCGCCTGGCGGCCGAGGAGGAGCGGGCGCGGCGCAAGGAGACCCTTCTCGCCACTCTGGAGGAAGGGCAGGTGGTGGAGGGGACGGTGAAGCGCATCACCGACTTTGGCGCCTTCGTGGACCTGGGCGGGGTGGACGGGCTCTTGCCCATCAGCGAGATGGCCTGGATGTATGTCAAGCACCCCTCCGAGGTGGTGCGCCGCAACCAGCGGCTGCGTCTGATGGTCCTGCGCGTGGACCGGGAGGGAGGCAAGATCTCCCTGGGTCTGAAGCAGCTCCTGGACGATCCGTGGCAGGAGGTGCCGCACCGTTACAGCGTGGGCGAGCTGGTGCGCGGCAAGATCGTGCGCCTGGTCCCCTCCGGCGCCTTCATGCGGCTACGCGACCGGGAGATTGACGCCTTTATTCCCATCTCCGAGCTGGCGGAGAAACGCGTGGCCAAGGTCGAGGACGCGGTGCAGCCAGGCCAGAGCGTGGAGGCCATCATCACCGAGATCCGCGCCGAGGAGCGGCGCATGATCGTCAGCCTGCGGCGGGCGGCGCGGGAGCGCGAGCGGCGGCGCGTCCGAGACTACATGCAGAATCAGGAGGACGGGGGCCGCGTTACCATCGGGGACGTGGCGGGAGAGCTGCTGCGCCAGGTGGTGGAGAGGCCGAAGGCAGCAGAGCCCGAACCCCCCGCCGGGTCATCCCCGCCGGAGGGTGGCCGCGGCGCGGAGGAGTAG
- a CDS encoding zinc metallopeptidase, which translates to MPFLFYDPTFVLLLPALALALYAQLKVSGTFNRYAQVPSARGMTGAEVAVELLRRRGVRDVRVEPVGGLLAAGLSDHYDPRSKTLRLSAQVYGSTSVAAIGVAAHEAGHALQHREGYAPLALRTAIVPVAQFGTMAAWVLFALGLITSQPMLMDLGILLFLGYILFSLVTLPVEFNASSRAVAVLQGEGFVLPQEAQGVREVLNAAALTYVAAAFMAVMQLVRLLVLRGMTRDE; encoded by the coding sequence ATGCCGTTCCTGTTCTACGATCCGACTTTCGTCCTGCTGCTGCCGGCACTGGCGCTGGCGCTCTATGCCCAGCTCAAGGTGAGCGGGACGTTCAACAGGTACGCGCAGGTGCCCTCTGCGCGGGGCATGACCGGTGCCGAGGTGGCGGTGGAGCTGCTGCGCCGCCGGGGGGTACGGGACGTGCGCGTGGAGCCGGTGGGCGGCCTGCTGGCTGCGGGGCTGTCCGACCACTACGACCCCCGCAGCAAGACCCTGCGTCTCTCCGCCCAGGTATACGGCAGCACCTCGGTGGCGGCCATTGGCGTGGCCGCCCACGAGGCGGGACACGCGCTGCAGCACCGGGAAGGGTATGCGCCGCTGGCGCTGCGCACCGCCATCGTCCCTGTGGCCCAGTTCGGCACCATGGCGGCCTGGGTGCTCTTTGCCCTCGGGTTGATCACCAGCCAGCCCATGCTGATGGACCTGGGCATCCTGCTCTTCCTGGGCTACATTCTCTTCTCCCTGGTGACGCTGCCGGTGGAGTTCAACGCCAGCAGCCGGGCGGTGGCCGTACTGCAGGGTGAAGGGTTCGTCCTACCGCAAGAGGCGCAGGGGGTGCGGGAGGTGCTCAATGCCGCCGCCCTGACCTACGTGGCCGCCGCCTTCATGGCGGTGATGCAGCTGGTTCGCCTGCTGGTCCTGCGCGGGATGACCCGGGACGAGTGA
- a CDS encoding Gfo/Idh/MocA family oxidoreductase — protein sequence MTPLRWGILSTARIGLRRVIPAIQRSHSSTVVAIASRERERAAAVASRFGIPRAHGSYEELLADPEVEAIYNPLPNSLHADWSIRAARAGKHVLCEKPLAGNADQAARMVEACARAGVLLQEAFMYRFHPQIERLLQLVHEGAIGRPWLVRSAFTFTVSSPQDIRLRADLAGGGLMDVGCYCVNLSRLLLGEPSRVHAAAVFEHGVDVRLAGMLRFPHGMALFDCGLRLPPRQFCEVVGEEGVIVLPRPFQPEEVAAVLTIRRGDREERIEVPGTNQYVRMVDHFSQCVRQGTPPRYPPEDAVANMRVLDLLQAAAGAEHATPPPGS from the coding sequence ATGACGCCCCTGCGCTGGGGAATTCTCTCCACCGCCCGGATCGGGCTGCGCCGGGTCATCCCGGCCATCCAGCGGTCGCACAGCAGCACGGTGGTAGCCATCGCCAGCCGGGAGCGGGAGCGGGCCGCCGCAGTCGCCTCCCGCTTCGGCATCCCCCGGGCGCACGGGAGCTACGAGGAGCTGCTGGCCGACCCCGAGGTGGAGGCGATCTACAACCCCCTGCCCAACAGCCTGCACGCCGACTGGTCCATCCGCGCCGCCCGGGCGGGCAAGCACGTCCTCTGCGAGAAGCCGCTGGCCGGCAACGCCGACCAGGCGGCCCGCATGGTGGAGGCCTGCGCCCGGGCCGGGGTCCTCCTGCAGGAGGCCTTCATGTACCGCTTCCACCCGCAGATCGAGCGCCTGTTGCAGCTGGTGCACGAAGGCGCCATCGGCCGACCCTGGCTCGTCCGCTCGGCGTTCACCTTCACCGTGTCCTCCCCCCAGGACATCCGCCTGCGAGCGGACCTGGCCGGGGGCGGCCTGATGGACGTGGGCTGCTACTGCGTCAACCTGAGCCGCCTGCTGCTGGGCGAACCTTCCCGGGTGCATGCGGCAGCGGTTTTCGAGCACGGCGTGGACGTGCGGTTGGCCGGCATGCTCCGCTTCCCCCATGGGATGGCACTGTTCGACTGCGGCCTGCGGCTGCCGCCCCGGCAGTTCTGCGAGGTGGTGGGCGAGGAGGGGGTGATCGTCCTGCCCCGTCCCTTCCAGCCAGAGGAGGTCGCGGCGGTGCTCACCATCCGCAGGGGGGACCGCGAGGAGCGCATCGAGGTCCCGGGGACGAACCAGTACGTGCGCATGGTGGACCACTTCAGCCAGTGCGTCCGGCAGGGTACCCCGCCCCGCTATCCACCCGAGGACGCCGTGGCCAACATGCGTGTCCTCGACCTGCTGCAGGCCGCCGCCGGCGCGGAACATGCGACACCGCCTCCCGGTTCCTAG
- a CDS encoding adenylyltransferase/cytidyltransferase family protein has product MIVKPLGRISEVVPPGTAVLVSGAFDPLHYGHIRYIQAAAAHAQERRLPLVVAVAPDEFVARRHPLLQQLDERMEMIDALRGVNYVVPQEHGSLTPALRCIRPLYVVKGTDWQARGLPKEELEAIEEVGAQVVWVPVSPVSSSDLLRTAFWRFADEWVGRA; this is encoded by the coding sequence GTGATCGTCAAGCCGCTAGGGCGGATCTCCGAGGTTGTCCCCCCGGGCACGGCTGTGCTGGTGAGCGGCGCCTTCGATCCCCTGCACTACGGCCACATCCGCTACATCCAGGCGGCCGCGGCGCACGCGCAGGAGCGCCGCCTCCCACTGGTCGTCGCCGTAGCCCCCGACGAGTTCGTAGCCAGACGCCACCCTCTGCTGCAGCAACTGGACGAGCGCATGGAGATGATCGACGCCCTGCGCGGGGTGAACTATGTCGTCCCCCAGGAGCACGGAAGCCTGACCCCGGCACTTCGGTGTATCCGTCCGCTGTATGTGGTCAAGGGCACGGACTGGCAGGCGCGCGGCCTGCCGAAAGAGGAGCTGGAGGCCATTGAGGAGGTGGGCGCCCAGGTGGTCTGGGTGCCGGTGAGTCCGGTGAGCAGCAGCGACCTCTTGCGGACTGCGTTCTGGCGGTTCGCCGACGAGTGGGTGGGGCGGGCCTGA
- a CDS encoding exo-alpha-sialidase — translation MPRVMVLVGTTDGLYVVESDGKRARWRRRGPYLRGLSVNHFAWDARTKTLYAATHDDGVYASRTLGQTWAPQNAGLAVRKVWTVAVNPKDPGEVWAGTHFSYLFRSTDRGQTWAVVPGYLEAPGKEKRYGDWGFGTVGNCLHGIHFDPRRPRRMYVVSSTDHGAVRSEDGGKTWALIRRGVYESCPLAGTSSLGRPARPESADQHLGTVHTCTHRVAIAPGNPRVLYRQMHCGVYRSDDYGESWQDISAGLPDRHGFPLAVHPREVDTLYVVPAYQGRGCRRHNSCIMGQLEVYRSRTGGRSWEALQSGLPGGVHCVVLRHAMDTDLLDPAGVYFGTSAGELYGSASEGEEWRPLAGGLPRIQGVVAIAA, via the coding sequence ATGCCCAGGGTGATGGTCTTGGTCGGGACGACCGACGGCCTCTACGTTGTGGAGAGCGACGGGAAGCGGGCGCGCTGGCGGCGGCGCGGCCCCTACCTGCGAGGCCTGAGCGTCAACCACTTCGCCTGGGACGCACGGACGAAGACCCTCTACGCTGCCACCCACGACGATGGGGTCTACGCCAGCAGGACGCTGGGGCAGACCTGGGCGCCACAGAACGCGGGACTGGCCGTGCGCAAGGTCTGGACCGTCGCCGTCAACCCCAAGGATCCCGGCGAGGTGTGGGCGGGGACGCACTTCAGCTACCTCTTCCGCAGCACCGACCGGGGCCAGACCTGGGCGGTAGTCCCCGGTTACCTGGAGGCGCCGGGAAAGGAGAAGCGCTACGGGGACTGGGGTTTCGGCACCGTGGGCAACTGCCTGCACGGCATTCACTTCGACCCCCGGCGGCCGCGGCGGATGTACGTGGTCAGCAGCACAGATCACGGCGCGGTGCGCAGCGAGGACGGGGGAAAGACCTGGGCCCTCATCCGCCGCGGTGTCTACGAGTCCTGTCCGCTGGCCGGGACTTCGTCGCTGGGCCGGCCCGCCCGTCCAGAGAGCGCGGACCAGCACCTCGGCACCGTGCACACCTGCACCCACCGCGTGGCCATCGCCCCTGGCAACCCCCGGGTGCTCTACCGGCAGATGCACTGCGGGGTCTACCGCAGCGACGACTACGGGGAGAGCTGGCAAGACATCTCCGCGGGGCTGCCTGACCGCCACGGCTTCCCCCTGGCGGTGCACCCCCGGGAGGTGGACACCCTCTACGTTGTCCCTGCCTACCAGGGACGGGGGTGCCGCCGGCACAACAGTTGCATCATGGGGCAACTGGAGGTCTACCGCAGCCGCACTGGGGGCCGCTCCTGGGAGGCGCTGCAGAGCGGCCTGCCCGGTGGGGTGCACTGCGTGGTGCTGCGCCACGCCATGGACACGGACCTCCTGGACCCGGCGGGGGTCTACTTCGGTACCAGTGCGGGGGAGCTCTACGGCAGCGCCAGCGAAGGAGAGGAGTGGCGGCCGCTGGCCGGCGGCCTGCCACGCATTCAAGGGGTTGTAGCCATCGCGGCCTGA
- the rsmB gene encoding 16S rRNA (cytosine(967)-C(5))-methyltransferase RsmB, with protein sequence MSAPAGRVFAGRAAGASGGPDPREAAFTVLYRVESGRAFANVLLHRVLERGGYAPADQALVTELVLGSLRQQGRLDYALEAALRGPLASLPAAIRTILRLGLYQVWFLDRVPDAAAVHQAVEAAKRHGHAGTARLVNAVLRRLAAEGEPPPPPPDRDPAGHLAVTQSHPRWLMERWIARWGAEEARALCAANNVPPPSVLRVNLLRTTPEAVADRLRQRGLQVAPGSLPEALRVRGTLALRLDLYREGLVTMQDEGAMAVAHFLAPHPGETVLDGTAGSGIKATHLAELMRNQGRIVAMDIQPAKLKALSGHCARLGIDIVEAHHLDARQAGAHFRGRMDRVLVDAPCTGLGVLGRRPEIRWRIAPQDIPALAAQQRSLLIGVAEAVRPGGTLVYAVCSLEPEEGPEVVERFLRLRPAFILEEARLLLPHRHGTDGFYMARLRRQV encoded by the coding sequence GTGAGCGCCCCCGCCGGGCGGGTCTTTGCGGGACGCGCGGCGGGTGCGTCCGGGGGCCCCGACCCGCGTGAGGCGGCCTTCACCGTCCTGTACCGTGTAGAGTCCGGACGGGCGTTCGCCAACGTCCTGCTGCACCGCGTCCTGGAGCGCGGCGGGTACGCTCCCGCCGACCAGGCGCTGGTCACCGAGCTGGTGCTGGGGTCCCTGCGGCAGCAGGGCCGCCTGGACTACGCCCTGGAGGCGGCGCTGCGCGGGCCCCTGGCTTCCCTCCCGGCGGCCATCCGCACCATCCTGCGCCTGGGGCTCTACCAGGTCTGGTTCCTGGATCGGGTGCCCGACGCCGCCGCCGTACACCAGGCGGTGGAGGCGGCCAAGCGGCACGGGCATGCGGGCACGGCGCGGCTGGTCAACGCCGTCCTGCGGCGGCTGGCGGCGGAGGGCGAACCACCGCCCCCGCCTCCTGACCGCGATCCTGCGGGGCACTTGGCAGTCACCCAGTCCCATCCGCGCTGGCTGATGGAGCGGTGGATCGCCCGCTGGGGCGCTGAGGAGGCCCGGGCGCTGTGCGCCGCCAACAATGTCCCGCCGCCATCGGTGCTGCGGGTCAACCTGCTGCGCACCACACCTGAGGCGGTGGCGGACCGGCTGCGGCAGCGCGGGTTGCAAGTGGCGCCGGGAAGCCTGCCCGAGGCGCTGCGCGTGCGCGGGACGCTTGCTCTGCGCCTGGACCTCTACCGGGAGGGCCTGGTGACCATGCAGGATGAGGGCGCCATGGCCGTAGCGCACTTCCTGGCTCCGCATCCGGGGGAGACTGTGCTGGACGGCACCGCCGGGTCGGGAATCAAGGCCACGCACCTGGCGGAGCTGATGCGGAACCAGGGCCGCATTGTCGCCATGGACATCCAGCCGGCCAAGCTGAAGGCGCTGTCGGGGCACTGCGCCCGTCTGGGCATCGACATCGTGGAGGCGCACCACCTGGATGCCCGCCAGGCGGGGGCCCACTTCCGCGGCCGGATGGACCGCGTGCTGGTGGACGCGCCCTGCACCGGGCTGGGGGTGCTGGGGCGGCGACCGGAGATCCGCTGGCGCATCGCCCCCCAGGACATCCCGGCTCTGGCCGCGCAGCAGCGGTCGCTCCTGATAGGGGTGGCAGAGGCGGTACGGCCGGGCGGAACACTCGTGTACGCCGTCTGCTCACTGGAGCCGGAGGAGGGACCGGAAGTGGTCGAACGCTTCCTGCGCCTCCGTCCCGCCTTCATCCTGGAGGAGGCACGGCTGCTCCTGCCGCACCGCCACGGAACGGACGGTTTCTACATGGCTCGACTGCGCCGTCAGGTCTAG